In Candidatus Pelagibacter ubique HIMB140, a single window of DNA contains:
- a CDS encoding SDR family oxidoreductase, giving the protein MEARKIIITGGATRIGAAIAKKLSGSNKEILIHFNKSKSKAENLKKELSNNGTKVYLVKGDLSKENDVNKIVKYAKSKLKYFDCLINNASLFENDKLENFTTDSWGQHLRTNLRTPALLSKEFAKNVKGKNNNIINIIDQRVFKLTPYFFSYTISKTGLYTLTKTSAMSLAPKIRVNGIAPGPTIKNQRQSEKHFRKQYLATPLKRQVDVEQICNAVDFFIKNISITGQVLAIDSGQNLNWQTPDIMGKE; this is encoded by the coding sequence ATGGAAGCACGGAAAATAATTATAACTGGTGGTGCAACAAGAATTGGTGCTGCAATTGCAAAAAAATTATCTGGTTCTAATAAAGAAATTTTAATTCATTTTAATAAATCAAAATCAAAAGCTGAGAATTTAAAAAAAGAACTATCAAATAATGGTACAAAAGTTTACTTGGTTAAAGGTGATTTGAGTAAAGAAAATGATGTAAATAAAATTGTAAAATATGCAAAATCAAAACTTAAATATTTTGATTGTCTAATTAATAACGCTTCTTTGTTTGAAAATGATAAATTGGAAAACTTTACAACAGATAGTTGGGGCCAACATTTAAGAACAAATCTAAGAACACCTGCATTGCTATCAAAAGAATTTGCAAAAAATGTCAAAGGAAAAAATAACAATATAATTAATATTATTGATCAAAGAGTTTTCAAACTAACTCCATATTTTTTTTCCTATACCATTAGTAAAACTGGACTTTATACTTTAACTAAAACTAGTGCCATGAGTTTAGCTCCAAAGATTAGAGTAAACGGTATAGCACCTGGGCCCACTATTAAAAATCAAAGACAATCCGAAAAACATTTTAGAAAACAGTATTTAGCAACCCCACTAAAAAGACAAGTTGATGTAGAACAAATATGTAATGCTGTTGACTTTTTTATAAAAAATATATCTATTACAGGACAAGTTTTAGCAATAGATAGTGGGCAGAATTTAAACTGGCAAACACCAGATATAATGGGCAAAGAATGA
- a CDS encoding dihydroneopterin aldolase: MKRSDFKIVKINKNKSLFNYEKKILINELILNLKLGYYDFEKKKPQKVKFSLEIDYEDKKPSSDKDIKSIVNYGTIVKLITKLVKKKHYNFLETLAEAVFDELFKDQRIAKIMLKIEKLEILKQCSSVGIQITKKRSHDKL, from the coding sequence ATGAAAAGAAGTGATTTTAAGATTGTAAAAATAAATAAAAACAAAAGTCTTTTTAATTACGAAAAAAAAATTCTAATTAATGAATTAATTTTAAATTTAAAACTTGGCTATTATGACTTTGAAAAGAAAAAGCCTCAAAAAGTTAAATTTAGCCTAGAGATTGATTACGAGGATAAAAAGCCATCAAGTGATAAGGATATAAAGTCGATTGTAAATTATGGAACAATTGTAAAATTGATCACTAAACTCGTTAAAAAAAAACATTACAACTTTCTTGAAACATTAGCTGAGGCTGTATTTGATGAATTATTCAAAGATCAAAGGATTGCTAAAATAATGTTGAAAATTGAAAAATTAGAAATTCTTAAGCAATGCTCGTCTGTTGGTATTCAAATTACCAAAAAAAGAAGTCATGATAAGCTCTGA
- the uvrC gene encoding excinuclease ABC subunit UvrC: MISSEIGKEVIKKELSLVPKLPGVYRMLNEKNEILYVGKAKNLPNRLKSYVSEKNHIIRTERMLSQTRKLEITTTSNESEALLLEANLIKKFKPKFNILLRDDKSFPFIFIGNKDKWPQIKRHRGKKTKEGFYFGPFASAGSANWTIKMIQKIFHLRVCDDTVFKNRERPCILYQIKRCSGPCVGYVEKSDYQQTVDDAIEFVSGKSRKIQKNLSSQMERASEELDFEKAVILRDRIKALNIIQSSQRINEANLVEADVIAGYKESGKTCIQVFFYRSKQNWGNQAFFPKHDPDEKLGDILNSFVSQFYENKSVPSAIILSEEIKEKVLIEKTLTQKEGKQINISVAKKGSKLKVVNQAMKNAKDSLNRKLYESQNNRELFDEVAKKFNLETNINLIEVYDNSHIQGTNSVGALIAYGDEGFIKKRYRKFNIKNKKNEQDDYGMMKEVLNRRFKRAVQEKDNYLTFPDLVLVDGGKGQYSVARESLNELGLHDIPIIAIAKGKFRNSGNETFFHNGKEYKFSKNDPTLFFLQRIRDESHRFAISAHRAKRKKGISKSLLDQIEGIGAIRKRALLNHFGSARSVESASLDEIKSVEGVEEKVAKKIYNFFHE, from the coding sequence ATGATAAGCTCTGAAATAGGAAAAGAAGTAATTAAAAAAGAACTCTCACTAGTACCTAAACTTCCTGGTGTCTACAGGATGCTGAATGAAAAAAATGAAATTCTTTATGTAGGAAAAGCAAAAAATCTTCCTAATAGACTTAAAAGTTATGTATCTGAAAAAAACCATATAATCAGAACAGAGAGAATGTTATCTCAAACAAGAAAATTAGAGATAACGACTACTTCAAATGAAAGTGAAGCTCTTCTTCTAGAAGCAAACCTAATTAAAAAATTTAAACCAAAATTCAATATTTTATTAAGAGATGATAAGTCATTTCCATTCATCTTTATTGGTAACAAAGATAAATGGCCACAAATCAAAAGACATAGAGGAAAAAAAACAAAAGAAGGATTTTATTTTGGCCCTTTTGCATCAGCAGGTTCAGCTAACTGGACTATAAAGATGATCCAAAAAATTTTTCATTTAAGAGTTTGTGATGATACTGTTTTTAAAAATAGAGAACGACCTTGTATTCTTTATCAAATAAAAAGATGTTCTGGACCATGTGTCGGTTATGTTGAAAAAAGTGATTATCAACAAACAGTTGATGATGCTATTGAATTTGTATCAGGTAAATCAAGAAAAATTCAAAAAAATCTCTCAAGTCAAATGGAAAGGGCAAGTGAGGAATTGGATTTTGAAAAAGCAGTAATTTTAAGGGACAGAATTAAAGCTTTAAATATTATTCAATCTTCTCAAAGAATTAATGAAGCAAACTTAGTAGAGGCAGATGTTATAGCTGGATACAAAGAATCTGGAAAAACTTGTATTCAAGTATTTTTTTATCGATCAAAACAAAATTGGGGTAACCAAGCTTTTTTTCCAAAACATGACCCAGATGAAAAATTAGGAGATATTTTAAATTCATTCGTTTCACAATTTTATGAAAATAAAAGTGTACCTTCTGCAATAATACTATCTGAAGAAATAAAAGAAAAAGTTTTAATTGAAAAAACTTTAACTCAAAAAGAAGGAAAACAAATTAATATTAGTGTTGCTAAAAAAGGCTCAAAATTAAAAGTAGTTAATCAAGCAATGAAAAATGCAAAAGATAGTTTGAATAGAAAACTTTATGAAAGTCAGAATAATCGAGAACTTTTTGATGAAGTTGCAAAAAAATTTAATCTTGAAACAAATATAAATTTAATTGAGGTTTATGATAACAGCCATATACAAGGTACCAATAGTGTTGGCGCATTAATTGCATATGGTGATGAGGGATTTATTAAAAAGAGATATCGAAAGTTCAACATCAAGAACAAAAAAAATGAGCAAGATGATTACGGCATGATGAAAGAAGTATTAAACAGAAGATTTAAACGTGCTGTTCAGGAAAAAGATAATTATCTCACTTTTCCTGATTTGGTATTAGTTGATGGAGGAAAAGGACAATATTCAGTAGCTAGAGAAAGTTTAAATGAATTGGGGCTTCACGACATTCCGATTATTGCAATAGCAAAGGGTAAATTTCGTAATAGTGGAAATGAAACATTTTTTCACAATGGTAAAGAATATAAATTCTCAAAAAATGACCCTACCTTATTCTTCCTTCAAAGGATAAGAGATGAATCGCATAGATTTGCAATCAGTGCCCACAGAGCAAAGAGAAAAAAAGGAATTAGTAAATCTTTACTAGACCAAATTGAGGGTATTGGAGCAATTAGAAAAAGAGCGCTACTAAACCATTTTGGTTCGGCAAGATCTGTTGAGTCTGCTAGTTTAGATGAAATTAAATCTGTTGAAGGTGTTGAAGAAAAAGTAGCAAAAAAGATATATAACTTCTTTCACGAATAA
- the pgsA gene encoding CDP-diacylglycerol--glycerol-3-phosphate 3-phosphatidyltransferase, with amino-acid sequence MLKKIPNILTIGRIIIVPFFVLAFYLPGFYGDLTALILFIIASFTDFLDGMLARMLGQESKLGELLDPIADKIIVATALILLVMDGTIRNYEVIAAIIILTREILISGLREFLAKGQIKLPVSNLAKLKTVLQMIAIGLLLSGDTGNKIINFEDYNAQTIGIILLWLSAVLTLFTGYDYLRKGIDHAISEDNKD; translated from the coding sequence ATGTTAAAAAAAATTCCAAATATTCTGACAATAGGGAGAATAATAATTGTACCCTTCTTTGTTTTAGCATTTTATCTTCCAGGTTTTTATGGTGATTTAACTGCTTTAATTTTATTTATAATTGCTTCATTTACAGATTTTTTAGATGGCATGTTAGCTAGAATGTTGGGCCAAGAATCTAAATTAGGAGAATTATTAGATCCAATTGCAGATAAAATTATAGTCGCTACAGCTCTAATTTTGTTGGTGATGGATGGAACAATCAGAAATTATGAAGTTATTGCAGCCATAATAATATTGACTAGAGAAATTTTAATTTCAGGATTAAGAGAATTTTTAGCAAAAGGTCAGATTAAACTTCCAGTTTCAAATCTTGCTAAACTTAAAACAGTTTTGCAAATGATTGCTATTGGTCTTCTACTTTCAGGAGATACTGGAAATAAAATAATCAACTTTGAAGATTATAATGCTCAAACTATTGGAATTATTCTTTTATGGTTATCAGCTGTACTTACTTTATTTACAGGTTATGATTATTTAAGAAAAGGTATTGATCACGCAATATCTGAAGATAACAAAGATTAA
- a CDS encoding branched-chain amino acid aminotransferase: MIPYDKRSGKIWYNDELVDWGDVKLHVLSHGLHYASCVFEGERVYDGSIFKLEEHTSRFFHSARRMGFEIPYTEDQINTASNKIIATQNVENGYVRPVAWRGTEMMAISAQQTKVHVAIATWEWGSYFDPKLKVEGIKLNISNWRRPAPNTIPWDTKASGLYMICTLSKHEAEKQGYTDSLMLDHEGNIAEATGANIFFKDKNGEIHTPIPDSFLDGITRRTVIGIAKSKNIKIHERKISPTELPNFVGCFLTGTAAEVTPVSCIAENQFKVCDTIIDLNESYQALVRKKKAA; encoded by the coding sequence ATGATACCGTACGATAAAAGATCTGGAAAAATTTGGTACAACGATGAACTTGTTGATTGGGGAGATGTAAAGCTCCATGTGTTAAGTCATGGTTTGCATTATGCAAGTTGTGTTTTTGAAGGTGAAAGAGTTTATGATGGTTCTATTTTTAAATTAGAGGAACATACCTCTAGATTTTTTCATTCTGCTAGAAGAATGGGTTTTGAAATTCCTTATACTGAAGACCAAATTAATACTGCTTCAAATAAAATAATTGCAACTCAGAATGTAGAAAATGGATATGTAAGACCAGTAGCTTGGAGAGGCACTGAAATGATGGCTATTTCAGCACAACAAACAAAAGTTCATGTTGCGATTGCAACTTGGGAATGGGGATCTTACTTTGATCCAAAACTAAAAGTTGAAGGTATTAAATTAAATATTTCAAACTGGAGAAGACCAGCTCCTAATACTATTCCTTGGGATACTAAGGCGTCAGGTTTGTATATGATTTGCACATTATCAAAACATGAAGCTGAAAAACAAGGTTACACAGATTCTTTAATGTTAGATCACGAAGGTAATATTGCTGAAGCAACAGGAGCCAATATATTTTTTAAAGATAAAAATGGAGAAATTCATACACCAATCCCAGATTCATTCTTAGATGGAATTACAAGAAGAACTGTAATTGGAATTGCTAAATCAAAAAATATAAAAATACATGAGAGAAAAATTAGTCCAACAGAACTTCCTAATTTTGTGGGATGCTTTTTAACAGGAACTGCTGCTGAAGTTACTCCAGTATCTTGTATTGCGGAAAATCAATTCAAAGTTTGTGATACAATCATTGATCTTAATGAAAGTTATCAAGCATTGGTAAGAAAGAAAAAAGCAGCTTAA
- a CDS encoding MarR family winged helix-turn-helix transcriptional regulator, with product MKELLYLKDDQLKGLIEKLFVSYRETFSDSKKILDKYSIGVAHHKVIHLISSYDGISISDLLKKLKVTKQSLNRVLKDLIKLDIIIFKKNDQDTRVKHVFLNEKGKKIFEEIFNLQKKRIYSALLNSTSEEVVNFDNVLNKIING from the coding sequence ATGAAAGAACTTTTATATCTTAAAGACGACCAACTTAAGGGTTTAATTGAAAAATTATTTGTTAGTTACAGAGAGACATTTTCTGACTCTAAAAAAATTTTAGATAAATACTCAATTGGTGTAGCCCACCATAAAGTTATTCACCTAATTTCATCTTATGACGGTATCTCTATCTCAGATCTTCTAAAAAAATTAAAAGTAACTAAGCAAAGCCTTAACAGAGTTTTAAAAGATTTAATAAAGTTAGACATTATCATATTTAAGAAAAATGATCAGGATACAAGGGTTAAACATGTGTTTTTAAACGAAAAAGGAAAGAAAATATTTGAAGAAATTTTTAATTTACAAAAAAAAAGAATTTATTCTGCTCTTTTAAATTCAACTTCAGAAGAAGTTGTTAATTTTGACAATGTATTAAATAAAATAATTAATGGATAA
- a CDS encoding response regulator — protein MDNFLAHILVVDDDDGIRSLVKKFLNENNYLVNTADSAEDASEKIKIVKFDLIVLDIMMPGKNGLEFIEENKKNLDTPIILLTAKGEAKERIEGLEVGADDYLPKPFEPKELILRIKNILDKTKKTEQKRIIEFENVKIDLNKLLIIRDQKEFKINNTEKTILEKMINSPGKTFSREDIGKLISLDKERSIDVIITRLRKKIEINQKSPKFLQTIRGAGYVLWIE, from the coding sequence ATGGATAATTTTTTAGCACATATTTTAGTAGTTGATGACGACGATGGTATTAGATCATTAGTCAAAAAATTTTTAAACGAAAATAATTATTTAGTAAATACAGCTGACAGTGCTGAAGATGCATCAGAAAAAATAAAAATAGTAAAGTTTGATCTAATTGTGCTCGACATAATGATGCCTGGAAAGAATGGATTAGAATTTATAGAAGAAAATAAAAAAAATTTAGATACTCCAATTATACTTCTTACAGCAAAAGGAGAGGCTAAGGAAAGAATAGAAGGTCTTGAAGTTGGTGCAGACGATTATTTGCCCAAACCATTTGAACCTAAAGAATTAATTCTAAGAATTAAAAACATTTTAGATAAAACAAAAAAAACTGAGCAAAAAAGAATAATTGAATTTGAAAATGTCAAAATTGACTTAAATAAACTTTTAATTATTAGAGATCAAAAAGAATTTAAAATTAATAATACCGAAAAGACAATTTTAGAAAAAATGATTAATAGTCCAGGAAAAACATTTTCAAGAGAAGATATAGGAAAATTAATTAGTCTAGATAAAGAAAGATCTATTGATGTTATTATCACTAGATTGAGAAAAAAAATTGAAATAAACCAAAAAAGTCCTAAATTTTTGCAAACAATTAGAGGTGCAGGATATGTTCTCTGGATTGAGTAA
- a CDS encoding ATP-binding protein encodes MFSGLSNFFKKVLPKRLFYRALLIVAVPVITIQLIITIVFFDSLWIKTNKGMTRTLVNEISAFIETYQNEENDKQEVNNLFSLFLDLNIELVVNEKLSDQNKERWFSPIDRTLRRELKSKFSPEIFWFNTTNYKELVDLRIKYENGYFKFLVPKDRVTSTSARIFALWITVPAIIMVIISLIFLKNQTRPITNLARAAERFGKGEVIEEFKPSGALEIRQAGHEFDKMRKRIERHLNQRTEMLSGISHDLRTPLTRMKLQLAFLKDKDAVDKLTDDINEMEKMLNEYLQFTSSSYVEKDEMFNLSELIEEIIKKYNNKNISHNLIPRIYINGRKNLINRSLNNLIDNGLKYANKVEISLNKKNTNLFIIIDDDGPGIPKKEHENVFKPFYKMDKGRNDSKSSVGLGLSIASDIIKSHGGNIMLEKSKFNGLRVKIFLPV; translated from the coding sequence ATGTTCTCTGGATTGAGTAATTTTTTTAAAAAAGTTTTACCAAAAAGATTATTTTATAGAGCACTTTTAATTGTTGCGGTCCCTGTAATTACCATCCAATTAATAATCACCATTGTTTTTTTTGATAGTTTGTGGATTAAAACAAATAAAGGTATGACCAGAACCCTGGTTAATGAGATTAGTGCTTTTATAGAAACTTATCAAAATGAGGAAAATGATAAGCAAGAAGTGAATAATCTTTTTTCATTGTTTCTAGATTTAAATATTGAATTGGTAGTTAATGAAAAATTAAGTGATCAAAATAAAGAAAGATGGTTTAGTCCAATTGATCGAACTTTAAGAAGAGAATTAAAGTCTAAATTTTCTCCTGAGATCTTTTGGTTTAATACTACAAACTATAAAGAACTAGTTGATTTAAGAATAAAATATGAAAATGGATATTTTAAATTTTTAGTTCCAAAAGATCGAGTCACTAGTACCTCTGCAAGAATATTTGCGCTATGGATTACAGTTCCTGCAATTATAATGGTTATTATTTCACTAATATTTTTAAAAAATCAAACGAGGCCAATTACAAATTTAGCTCGCGCTGCTGAGAGATTTGGAAAAGGAGAAGTCATAGAAGAATTTAAACCTTCAGGAGCACTCGAGATACGTCAAGCAGGTCATGAATTTGACAAAATGAGAAAGAGAATTGAAAGACATCTTAATCAGAGAACTGAAATGTTATCAGGTATTAGTCATGATTTAAGAACTCCTTTAACAAGAATGAAGCTACAATTAGCTTTTCTTAAAGATAAAGATGCAGTTGATAAATTAACAGATGATATCAACGAAATGGAAAAAATGCTTAATGAATATCTGCAATTTACAAGTTCATCGTATGTTGAGAAGGACGAAATGTTTAACCTTTCAGAACTAATAGAGGAGATAATAAAAAAATATAATAATAAAAATATTTCTCATAATTTAATTCCTAGAATTTACATTAATGGCAGAAAGAACCTTATCAATAGATCTTTAAATAACTTGATTGATAACGGATTAAAATATGCAAACAAAGTTGAAATAAGCCTAAACAAAAAAAATACAAATCTATTTATAATTATTGATGATGACGGCCCTGGGATACCCAAAAAAGAGCATGAAAATGTATTTAAACCTTTTTACAAGATGGACAAAGGAAGAAATGATTCAAAATCTAGTGTTGGATTAGGACTATCAATTGCTTCTGATATTATCAAATCCCATGGTGGAAATATTATGCTGGAAAAATCAAAATTTAATGGGCTAAGAGTTAAGATCTTTTTGCCAGTCTAG
- the lgt gene encoding prolipoprotein diacylglyceryl transferase has translation MFINNFDPVAIEIFSLEIRWYSLAYIAGILFGWLIAKKLFLKNSEINKNFDDYITYLIIGIILGGRIGYVLFYNFEFYINNLLDILKVWEGGMSFHGGVIGIVVATILFAKKNNKNAFLYLDVVALVAPIGIFFGRIANFINSELYGPITNLPWAVTFIQIDNQPRHPSQIYEALLEGLILFLILVCFRSRGNFEKAGLISGLFLIFYSIFRFIVEFFRVPDDQLGYLIFNLTMGQLISFIFLIIGLIIFFLKKNEQVD, from the coding sequence ATGTTCATCAATAATTTTGACCCAGTTGCAATAGAAATATTTTCTTTAGAAATTAGATGGTATTCTCTAGCTTATATAGCTGGTATTTTGTTTGGATGGTTAATAGCAAAAAAACTGTTCTTAAAGAATTCCGAAATAAATAAAAACTTTGATGATTATATAACGTACTTAATCATCGGAATTATTTTAGGTGGAAGAATTGGTTATGTATTATTTTATAATTTTGAATTCTATATCAATAATCTATTAGATATTTTAAAAGTATGGGAAGGCGGCATGTCTTTTCACGGAGGAGTAATTGGTATTGTTGTAGCAACTATATTGTTTGCAAAAAAAAATAATAAAAATGCGTTTCTATATTTAGATGTCGTTGCTCTAGTTGCGCCTATTGGAATATTTTTTGGAAGAATTGCAAATTTTATAAATTCTGAACTTTATGGGCCTATAACTAATTTACCTTGGGCAGTTACTTTCATACAAATAGATAATCAACCACGACATCCCTCACAAATTTATGAAGCATTATTAGAAGGTTTAATTTTATTTTTAATTTTAGTTTGTTTTAGAAGTAGAGGAAATTTTGAAAAAGCTGGATTGATTTCTGGATTATTTTTAATTTTCTATTCAATCTTTAGATTTATTGTTGAATTTTTTAGAGTTCCAGATGATCAATTGGGATACCTAATATTCAATTTAACTATGGGTCAGTTAATAAGTTTTATCTTTTTGATAATTGGATTAATTATTTTCTTTTTGAAAAAAAATGAACAAGTCGACTAA
- a CDS encoding SAM-dependent methyltransferase, translating to MNKSTNLPLDQFINHALYDKENGYYMKKNPFGKEGDFITSPNITRLFSEIIAIWVITFWKSIGSPKKFNLIELGAGNGEMMKVVSETLKNFPDCFNSCNLMIHEKSSYLIDEQKKNLNSEKIIWVNGVEIDNTFPCIYLANEFFDALPIKQFFKKENNWFERYVNLKTYKKAEFNDKEVDIKTIEQELKFEISKDQDIIEYSPEAFKYLKKICKIIENRNGGLLIIDYGYLDLKIKNTIQAIKDHKFSNILEDIGDSDITYNLNFNLYANYINQFEKLDHLITNQKKFLTSMGILQRAEIVSNNIAFSQKTDLFYRIRRLIDEKQMGELFKVMLIKIKNNKFKTGFQID from the coding sequence ATGAACAAGTCGACTAATTTACCTCTAGATCAATTTATCAATCACGCTCTTTACGATAAAGAAAATGGTTATTATATGAAAAAAAATCCCTTTGGAAAGGAAGGAGATTTTATTACGTCTCCCAACATCACAAGACTATTTTCAGAAATAATTGCGATTTGGGTAATAACTTTTTGGAAAAGCATCGGTTCCCCTAAAAAATTTAACTTAATTGAACTTGGCGCTGGTAATGGAGAAATGATGAAAGTTGTGTCTGAAACATTAAAGAATTTTCCAGATTGTTTTAACTCCTGTAATTTAATGATTCATGAAAAAAGCTCATATTTAATTGATGAACAAAAAAAAAATTTAAATTCTGAAAAAATAATCTGGGTAAATGGAGTTGAAATCGATAACACATTTCCTTGCATTTATCTTGCAAACGAATTTTTTGATGCACTTCCAATAAAGCAATTTTTTAAAAAGGAGAATAATTGGTTTGAAAGGTATGTTAATTTAAAAACTTACAAAAAGGCTGAGTTCAATGATAAAGAAGTTGATATTAAAACAATAGAGCAAGAACTTAAATTTGAAATATCTAAGGACCAAGATATTATTGAATACTCTCCCGAAGCGTTTAAATATCTAAAGAAAATTTGTAAAATTATTGAGAACAGAAATGGTGGACTTTTAATAATTGATTATGGATATTTAGATCTGAAAATAAAAAATACTATTCAAGCAATAAAAGATCATAAATTTTCAAATATATTAGAAGATATTGGCGACTCTGATATTACGTACAATTTAAATTTTAATTTATATGCTAACTATATTAATCAATTTGAAAAACTAGATCATCTAATTACTAATCAAAAAAAATTCTTAACAAGCATGGGAATTTTGCAGAGAGCAGAGATTGTAAGTAATAATATTGCCTTCTCACAAAAAACAGATCTATTTTATAGAATTAGACGTTTAATTGATGAGAAACAAATGGGAGAGTTATTTAAGGTAATGTTGATTAAAATTAAAAACAATAAATTTAAAACAGGTTTTCAAATTGATTAA
- the pgeF gene encoding peptidoglycan editing factor PgeF: MIKSKKLSKNKAIKHGFFNSIGGVSKNIYRSLNCGPGSNDNSASVQKNLNIVKNKISKNSKNIFLLNQIHSNKFVFIDKEYKSKIKPKADAIITDQINLPIAVLTADCVPILVFDNQRKMIAAIHSGWKGAFKGIISKVIKFMVKRGSKTKNITAVIGPSISVKNYEVQKDFYKKFIRKDKTSHKFFKMGKEKLYFNLSSYVKSLILKSGVKKIEKIDVDTFDAKNKFFSARRSKSLNHADYGRNISIIMLN; encoded by the coding sequence TTGATTAAATCTAAAAAGCTTTCAAAAAATAAAGCTATTAAACATGGTTTTTTTAATAGCATCGGTGGTGTATCAAAAAATATTTATAGAAGTTTAAATTGTGGTCCAGGTTCAAATGACAATAGTGCAAGTGTACAAAAAAATTTAAATATTGTTAAAAATAAAATTTCTAAGAACTCAAAAAATATTTTTTTACTTAACCAAATTCATAGTAATAAATTCGTGTTTATTGACAAAGAGTATAAATCAAAAATAAAACCTAAGGCTGATGCAATTATTACTGACCAAATAAATTTACCTATTGCAGTTTTGACCGCAGATTGTGTGCCAATACTGGTTTTTGATAATCAGAGAAAAATGATAGCTGCAATTCATTCAGGATGGAAGGGTGCTTTTAAGGGAATTATATCAAAAGTGATTAAATTTATGGTTAAGAGAGGGTCTAAAACAAAAAATATTACTGCAGTTATAGGTCCATCAATATCAGTTAAAAATTATGAAGTTCAAAAAGATTTTTATAAAAAATTTATAAGAAAAGACAAAACTAGTCATAAATTTTTTAAAATGGGTAAAGAAAAGTTATATTTTAACTTATCTAGTTATGTTAAATCATTAATTCTTAAGTCTGGTGTGAAAAAAATAGAAAAAATTGACGTTGATACATTCGATGCTAAAAATAAATTTTTTAGTGCTAGAAGATCAAAAAGTCTAAATCATGCTGATTATGGTAGAAATATTTCAATAATTATGCTTAATTAG
- a CDS encoding ribose-phosphate pyrophosphokinase: MKLLSGNSNKPLSKNIAKYLKSKLVNSSIRNFSDGEIYVEINENIRGNSIFIIQSVSSPANDNLMELLLCIDALKRSSAKNITAVIPYFGYARQDRKVVPRTSISAKLVSNLITKAGADRVVTVDLHAGQIQGFFDIPVDNLFATPIFARHVKKKINSKNMICVAPDVGGTERARSLGKLLNIGLAIVDKRRPKPGQSQVMNVIGDVKGKTCIIVDDIIDSGGTIVNAAKALKDRGAKEVYVYITHGVLSGEAVKKIKNSVIKNLVITDTIDNSDKIKGAKNIEVLSISGLMGEAIKRISNSTSVSDLFK, translated from the coding sequence ATGAAATTATTATCAGGAAATAGTAATAAACCTCTTAGTAAGAATATTGCTAAATATTTAAAATCTAAATTAGTCAATTCAAGTATTAGAAATTTTTCTGATGGTGAAATTTATGTTGAGATTAATGAAAACATAAGAGGAAATAGTATTTTTATTATTCAATCTGTTTCTTCTCCAGCTAATGATAATTTAATGGAACTTTTATTATGTATAGATGCTTTAAAAAGATCATCTGCCAAAAATATAACAGCTGTAATTCCATATTTTGGTTATGCAAGACAAGATAGAAAAGTTGTCCCAAGAACTTCCATTTCAGCAAAACTAGTATCAAACTTAATTACAAAAGCAGGAGCAGATCGAGTTGTAACAGTAGATTTGCACGCTGGACAAATTCAAGGATTTTTTGATATTCCTGTAGATAACTTGTTTGCTACTCCTATTTTTGCAAGACACGTTAAGAAAAAAATTAATAGTAAAAATATGATTTGTGTTGCACCAGATGTGGGTGGTACTGAAAGAGCAAGATCTCTTGGAAAACTTTTAAATATTGGTTTAGCTATAGTAGATAAAAGAAGACCTAAGCCAGGACAATCTCAGGTTATGAATGTGATTGGGGATGTAAAAGGTAAGACATGTATAATTGTAGACGATATCATCGACTCAGGTGGAACAATTGTAAATGCAGCTAAAGCTCTAAAAGATAGAGGTGCAAAAGAAGTTTATGTTTATATTACTCACGGTGTCCTTAGTGGTGAAGCGGTCAAAAAAATTAAAAATTCTGTTATCAAAAATTTAGTAATTACAGACACAATTGATAATAGTGACAAAATAAAAGGTGCAAAAAACATCGAAGTTTTATCTATTTCAGGGCTAATGGGTGAAGCGATTAAAAGAATATCAAATTCTACTTCTGTATCTGATTTATTTAAATAA